The DNA region ACCTGTACGATCTATTCAGCTACAACCCTGGCGATGATCCGGCCTTACAGCGAAGCGAGGTGTTCAAGGGCGCTGAGGTTGACATTGGCAATGTAGATGGCAAGGACAAACAGAATAAGGACAAGGTTGGTGACGAAGAACggcaggagctcgagcgcatGAAGCTTGTTGCCGGCATGGAGGAGTACAAGGAGGACAAGTCTGCACATGACGAGCGGCGCATGCTCGAAGGCATCTTTGCGCGCTCGGTCAACAGCGCGTACGACCACGAGCAAATTGTCAACGGTCCCCAAAAGCCAAAAGCGGACATCAGAGTCCTCCGCCAGGAAGCCAATCAGGTCGCCCGCCAAGCGGCAGCGCATTTGCGGCAGGCTGCCCAAGAGGCCCGGCACGTACCCATTGGCACCGTGACCTGGACGGGCGAGGTCGGGACCGGCGGCCGTCCAGGTGCCAaccgtcgtcgcggaggcCCAAGCTCAGCAGGCATCATGAGCAACCTCGCGGACCGGCAGGGGCTCAATGATGGTATGGCCagcgggagcggcagcagctcccgctTGGGGACCCCTGGCGTGGATCGCAGTTTGAAGGCAAAGGACTTTGTGGCTATGATCAAGACTTTCATCAACAGGCACGGCGGACGGGTGCCGAGCAAGATGCTCGTTGACCACTTTAACCCGTACTGTCCTGGGCAGAAGCAAAGTGATGAGTTCAAGACGGCGCTGAATCGAGTGGCCGTCATGAGCAAGGCCAGTGGCGCGGGAAGAGGCATGTGGACGCTCAAGCCCGGACCCAAGTAGATTGGCCTGCAAGCTCAAGACTTGAAGGGTGACTCTGCATTTCCATAGCGTGGAGTACGGATCAGGTAGATGCCCAATAGACGAAGCATATGACTGACTCCCTCGTTCTTTACATGACCCGCGCACAGACAACTAGTGAAAAACAAGTCACTTTGGGATTTTGCCGTCTGAGCAAGGAGTACTGTTATAGGCCTTTCGGGCGAATTCATATCTATCTACCTGCGCAATGCCAGGCCTGCCAGCCGAAGCTAGAGGCGGCAGAGTAGCGGAGAATGGAGACCAGGCGTAAAATGCCGTTCCCCTCGTTTTTCGCAACGCCACAGAGAAACCAGATAGCCGACACTCCCTGTCCAGTGACACCAAAACCAAGCGCTGAGCGCTCAGAGACGGCGACCACGGCGACCACCCTTTCTGCGGGTAGAGTCGGAGGGCGTGGGGGTAACGTCCTCGATGCGGCCGATCTTCATGCCGGCACGGGCCagggcgcggagggcggaCTGAGCACCGGGGCCGGGGGTCTTGGTGCCGTTGCCTGCAAACATGTCAGTCTTCCATGCTACGCGGGGCGCTGTTCGCGTTTGGGGGCTGTCGAAACATACCACCAGTGGCGCGGATCTTGATGTGCAGAGCGTTGATGCCGAGCTCCttgcagcgggcggcgacgtcctgGGCAGCCAACATGGCGGCATAAGGAGAGGACTCGTCACggtcggccttgaccttCATGCCACCGGTGACACGAGTGATAGTCTCGCGACCACTGCACAACCTCCGTCAGTATCGCAGCTCTTATTCAGCTTGCGGCGATCGACACGCGACACGTCGCAAATTCGCCGGTGGGAAAAGACAGGACGAACCTGAGATCGGTGATGTGGACGAAGGTATCGTTGAAGGAGGCGAAGATGCGGGCAAcgccgaagacgagctcGCCTGCGAAAGAGAATGGTCAGCCACGCCAATTCTTCCTCAAGTGCGCACTGCTTGCGACTTTGTACGGCAACAACATACCATCGCGGACGGAGGGGCCCAAGGAGATGTTCTCCTTGGGGGCAGCGACCTTCTTGGGGGGCATTTTGGAGGGTTTGGCGACGTCTGGTTCCTGGGCGTTGGAAATGCAGAATCTCTCTCGCTTCGGCAGGAAATATCGTGGTGGGCTGGCCTTGGTGGTGGATTAGTGGCGGTTGGATCAGGGCGGTGGGGCACGGCAGAAACTGGCACGGAGAAAATTTTAGATGTGGGCGGGAAAATCAAGCCCTACCCTACCTGCAGAATTGGCTAGTTCCCCACTCTCCACTCTGCTACCAAgggaagaaagaaaaaaggcCCATCGCCAGTGCCCtcacacccaccaccaccgccaatACTAACCTCGACATCAACCACAGCCGTCGTCAAAATGGGTGCCACGTATGTCCTCCCTCCTTGAAGCACGCGTGCGATcatgggcagcggcgcccgGTATCGAGAAAACGGAGACACGTTTTTTTGCAGATTGTTCGTGGTCCTCTCGCTGGGCAGGCGGCTCGACTCCTTTCGACGCCGCACCTTCTGCCAGCTCGATCTTTCCTGAGTGTCTCCCTCTTCTGACCAGGCATGTTCCGCTTGGCAGGAGAGAGTCGGCTCTCGGGGTGTTGGGGATGAAGGATTGAAAAATCCTTCTCCCTCAAATTCATTGTCGCAACAGCACACTTTTCTACTCTGGCTGAGAATGCCTCGTGGTAGTGTCTTGCGACTCTACTTTCCTGGACACTTGTCCGGGGTCGTTGTCGGATGAGCCATTCAAGGGAGCTACACTTGATGCAAGAGATTGCAAACCAGTTTCTCCTGGCTCACCGATTAAAACCATCTCGAGTCAGCCAAAGCAGAGAATGTCGCGCTACAGCTACAGTTctcgcgccggcgctctGTTCCATACCACGGTATGCCGGACCCGTACTAATCTGACTTTGCCCTGCAGTACCGTCCCTACCAACGAGCAGATTCTGGTCCCCGAGACCTTgctcaagaagcgcaagagCCAGGAGAAGGCTCGCGCCGAGCGCACCGCCGCtcagcagaagaagaagacggtaCGTTTGATACTCCCCAAGTCTACATGGCATAGTGATGCAGAACATACCCTTCAACTAGACATCCAGTCGATGCTGTTGAATGTTAACCTTCTTTCGGGTCTGACATGCCTGGATAAATCTGGTTTCCGCAATCGTAATGTCGGGAACCAGCCCGCTAACGAGGCATGATAGGCCAACAAGGAGAAGCGCGGCGTCATCTTCAAGCGTGCCGAGAAGTACGTCACTGAGTaccgcgatgccgagcgcgAGAAGATCCGCCTGGCCCGCGTTGCCAAGAAGAACGACTCGGCCTACATTCCCGCTGAGTCCAAGCTGATCTTCGTCCTCCGCATCAAGGGGTAAGCAGCTCTCTTCGCTGTGCGTGATCCAACCCAACAGTGGTTGACCGTTTCGCAGTATCAACAAGATGCCCCCCAAGCCCCGCAAGATCCTTcagctcctccgccttcTTCAGATCAACAACGGTGTCTTCATCAAGGTCACTAAGGCCACCACTGAGATGCTGAAGATCGTCGAGCCTTGGATTGCTTACGGCTACCCCAACCTGAAGTCTGTCAAGGAGCTTGTCTACAAGCGCGGTTACGGCAAAGTCAACAagcagcgcgtcgccctGACTGACAACGCCATTATTGAGGAGAACCTCGGCAAGTACGGCATCGTCTGCATGGAGGACCTCATCCACGAGATCTACACCGTCGGTCCCAACTTCAAGCAGGCCGCCAACTTCCTGTGGCCCTTCAAGCTCAGCAACCCCACTGGCGGCTTCCGCACCCGCAAGTTCAAGCACTTCATTGAGGGTGGTGACCTTGGCAACCGTGAGGAGGCCATCAACGCTCTCATCCGCCAGATGAACTAGAGTAGGTGTCTGGTTGGCTATAGGGACTTGTTGGCTTGGGTGGTTCAAAAATGCATGGTTGCTCGGCGTTGATATCACGACACGGCTTTGTGGTAAATTGATTCTCTGAATGACAAGAGCTTCCATCGTGTGACGGCCCGTTGATAATGCTTGTTTGCCTATATTCTGTGAAGAGTATGCAAGTCTCTCTCATGCATCGTACAGTTCTAATCGCCGTTGACAGTCTCGGACATGCAAGGGTATGGTACATATGTACAATATTA from Purpureocillium takamizusanense chromosome 3, complete sequence includes:
- the RPL7 gene encoding 60S ribosomal protein L7 (COG:J~EggNog:ENOG503NTZQ~BUSCO:EOG09264P3R), coding for MGATTVPTNEQILVPETLLKKRKSQEKARAERTAAQQKKKTANKEKRGVIFKRAEKYVTEYRDAEREKIRLARVAKKNDSAYIPAESKLIFVLRIKGINKMPPKPRKILQLLRLLQINNGVFIKVTKATTEMLKIVEPWIAYGYPNLKSVKELVYKRGYGKVNKQRVALTDNAIIEENLGKYGIVCMEDLIHEIYTVGPNFKQAANFLWPFKLSNPTGGFRTRKFKHFIEGGDLGNREEAINALIRQMN
- the RPS14B gene encoding ribosomal 40S subunit protein S14B (COG:J~EggNog:ENOG503P1VU) encodes the protein MPPKKVAAPKENISLGPSVRDGELVFGVARIFASFNDTFVHITDLSGRETITRVTGGMKVKADRDESSPYAAMLAAQDVAARCKELGINALHIKIRATGGNGTKTPGPGAQSALRALARAGMKIGRIEDVTPTPSDSTRRKGGRRGRRL